In Ensifer adhaerens, a genomic segment contains:
- a CDS encoding phosphonate transport system substrate-binding protein: MFKKALLAASAVLALAVNAGAADLKEFRVGILGGENQTDRLRNFACLQDHLKKEFGFEKVSLFPAADYDGVIQGLLGGTLDFAELGASGFANVYLKNPKAVTPILTTQQNDGSTGYYSIGLALKSSGIKDIKDAKGKKLGYADPDSTSGYLIPLTQIPKDTGAPNDKFFSATQFNGGHENNLLAVYDGKVDVSVDDSSGIGDFADGYTSGTFHKLVAKGKVDPSKLVEVWRSPLIPNGPLVVRNELGQEWQAKLAKFFTDLPAKDAKCFSAIEGGDFKGYVPVTADNYKAIIDVRKQAIGG; this comes from the coding sequence ATGTTCAAGAAAGCCCTGCTTGCCGCTTCGGCGGTTCTCGCGCTCGCCGTCAATGCGGGTGCAGCCGATCTCAAGGAATTTCGCGTCGGCATCCTCGGCGGCGAAAACCAGACGGACCGTCTGCGCAACTTCGCCTGCCTTCAGGACCACCTGAAGAAGGAATTCGGCTTCGAAAAGGTCTCGCTCTTTCCGGCTGCCGACTATGACGGCGTGATCCAGGGCCTCCTGGGCGGCACGCTCGACTTCGCCGAACTCGGCGCATCCGGCTTCGCCAACGTCTACCTGAAGAACCCGAAGGCCGTCACCCCGATCCTGACGACCCAGCAGAACGACGGCTCGACCGGCTACTACTCCATCGGTCTCGCGCTGAAGTCGTCGGGCATCAAGGACATCAAGGATGCCAAGGGCAAGAAGCTCGGCTACGCCGATCCGGACTCCACTTCGGGTTACCTGATCCCGCTCACCCAGATTCCGAAGGACACGGGCGCGCCGAACGACAAATTCTTCTCGGCCACGCAGTTCAACGGCGGCCATGAGAACAACCTGCTCGCCGTCTATGACGGCAAGGTCGACGTTTCCGTGGATGACTCTTCGGGCATTGGCGATTTCGCTGACGGCTACACCTCCGGCACGTTCCACAAGCTCGTCGCCAAGGGCAAGGTCGATCCGTCCAAGCTCGTCGAAGTCTGGCGCTCGCCTCTGATCCCGAATGGCCCGCTCGTCGTTCGCAACGAACTCGGCCAGGAATGGCAGGCCAAGCTCGCCAAGTTCTTCACGGACCTGCCGGCCAAGGACGCCAAGTGCTTCAGCGCCATCGAAGGCGGCGACTTCAAGGGCTACGTTCCGGTAACGGCCGACAACTACAAGGCCATCATCGACGTTCGCAAGCAGGCCATCGGCGGCTGA
- a CDS encoding phosphonate transport system permease protein: MSVAQTEPVLKEATREIVDAWDRTTSSRRLYTIIGLVLIAIGFVGSVQYADEANAGHFFERLPHLFDFLQWLIPNDWNDVWRALFGRPSPLANGSEAYDFASGRVYIWRDFYIPEYFELMITTLNIAIFSTIFGFLIAVPLAFMSARNITPSPAIRFGARRVCEFLRAFPELVFAGLFAAVLSAGPVPAIAAILLHTIGALGKLFYEIIENIDMKPDEGVRSVGGTRLERIRFAALPQVLPNLISYGLLRLEINVRASTIIGAVGGGGIGEELRLAIARGFGAKTLALLLLLFLTIMAVDQLSAWLRKKLVGEHQFLLAH; encoded by the coding sequence ATGAGCGTCGCCCAAACCGAACCGGTCCTCAAAGAGGCCACGCGCGAGATTGTCGATGCCTGGGACAGGACCACATCGAGCCGCAGGCTTTACACGATCATCGGCCTCGTTCTCATTGCCATTGGTTTTGTCGGCTCCGTCCAATATGCCGACGAAGCGAATGCCGGGCATTTTTTCGAGCGCCTGCCGCACCTCTTCGACTTCCTGCAATGGCTAATCCCGAACGACTGGAACGATGTCTGGCGCGCCCTGTTTGGTCGACCGAGCCCGCTTGCCAATGGCAGCGAGGCCTATGACTTCGCCTCCGGCCGCGTCTACATCTGGCGCGATTTCTATATCCCCGAATATTTCGAACTGATGATCACGACACTCAACATCGCGATCTTCTCGACCATTTTCGGCTTTCTCATCGCCGTTCCGCTGGCCTTCATGTCGGCGCGCAACATCACGCCCTCGCCGGCCATCCGGTTCGGCGCGCGGCGTGTCTGCGAATTCCTGCGGGCCTTTCCGGAACTGGTCTTTGCCGGCCTCTTCGCCGCCGTCCTCTCCGCGGGCCCCGTCCCGGCCATCGCCGCCATCCTGCTGCATACGATCGGTGCGCTCGGCAAGCTGTTCTACGAGATCATTGAAAATATCGACATGAAGCCGGACGAAGGCGTCCGCTCGGTCGGCGGCACTCGGCTGGAGCGCATCCGCTTTGCCGCCCTTCCGCAGGTTCTGCCCAATCTGATTTCCTATGGCCTTCTGCGCCTGGAGATCAATGTGCGCGCCTCGACCATCATCGGCGCAGTCGGCGGCGGCGGTATCGGCGAGGAACTGCGTCTGGCAATTGCCCGCGGCTTCGGCGCCAAGACGCTGGCGCTGCTTCTGCTGCTCTTCCTGACGATCATGGCGGTCGATCAGCTTTCGGCCTGGCTGCGCAAGAAGCTCGTCGGCGAACACCAATTCCTGCTGGCGCATTGA
- a CDS encoding phosphonate transport system permease protein produces the protein MTMINTFDRRDIETRFPELLHRTRWQRFGAPLVVIGTLLYVLYAVWFFNLPKMVNEAHWERFSIYLLQWVSYDVQPQFRVKDNGTIDIRYPRFSVLGDDPKQPDWIKTETDGSYTVAMAHGVHIGRDETVVNAHGTSLTIKTSGAAPAVVGAPPSWVNATADNVQVDLGLSGWLSIDANRVKVVKRFFGWPNFIFDPTSPFFGKSTGEVVSLLISGDRLDPSQSNLSLAFDNFWNNMTWQHGDVLTKLFQTIVMAFLGTLLGAVVGFPLAFLAARNITPNRLLNTSLKRFFDFMRSVDMLIWGLFLTRAFGPGPLSGSGAIFLMEVGSLGKLYAEALENIDNKPREGIRSVGASPIAIQRYGVLPQVMPVFAGQTLYQWESNIRGATIIGAIGAGGIGLKIWEAMRTNDNWQNVAYMVVLLLIVVYVFDMISNKLRSAIVGEKMI, from the coding sequence ATGACGATGATCAACACCTTCGACCGCCGTGATATCGAGACACGCTTCCCCGAACTCCTGCATCGCACTCGCTGGCAGCGCTTCGGTGCGCCGCTCGTCGTGATCGGGACGCTGCTCTATGTCCTTTATGCCGTCTGGTTCTTCAACCTGCCAAAAATGGTGAACGAGGCCCATTGGGAACGCTTCAGCATCTACCTGCTGCAATGGGTGAGCTACGACGTGCAGCCGCAGTTCCGCGTCAAGGACAACGGCACGATAGACATCCGGTATCCGCGCTTCTCGGTTCTTGGCGACGATCCCAAGCAGCCGGACTGGATCAAGACGGAGACAGACGGCTCCTATACCGTCGCCATGGCGCATGGCGTCCATATCGGACGTGACGAAACGGTGGTGAACGCGCATGGTACCAGCCTGACCATCAAGACATCCGGCGCGGCCCCCGCGGTGGTCGGTGCCCCACCAAGCTGGGTCAACGCAACGGCTGACAATGTGCAGGTTGATCTTGGACTATCCGGATGGCTCAGCATTGATGCCAACCGGGTGAAGGTCGTGAAACGTTTCTTCGGCTGGCCGAATTTCATCTTCGACCCGACATCGCCCTTCTTCGGCAAATCGACCGGCGAGGTTGTCAGCCTGCTCATCTCCGGCGATCGGCTTGATCCAAGCCAGTCGAACCTGTCGCTTGCCTTCGACAATTTCTGGAACAATATGACATGGCAGCATGGCGACGTGCTGACCAAGCTCTTCCAGACCATCGTCATGGCCTTCCTCGGCACGCTGCTCGGCGCTGTCGTCGGCTTCCCGCTAGCGTTCCTGGCCGCGCGCAACATCACGCCGAACCGGCTGCTCAATACGAGCCTCAAGCGCTTCTTCGACTTCATGCGCTCGGTCGACATGCTCATCTGGGGCCTGTTCCTCACCCGCGCCTTCGGCCCCGGCCCCTTGTCCGGCAGTGGCGCCATCTTCCTCATGGAAGTTGGATCGCTCGGCAAGCTCTATGCCGAAGCGCTGGAAAATATCGACAACAAGCCGCGCGAGGGCATCCGTTCGGTCGGGGCCTCACCGATCGCGATCCAGCGTTACGGCGTGCTGCCGCAGGTCATGCCCGTCTTTGCCGGTCAGACGCTCTATCAGTGGGAATCCAACATCCGCGGCGCAACCATCATCGGCGCGATCGGCGCGGGCGGCATCGGCCTGAAGATCTGGGAAGCCATGCGCACCAACGACAACTGGCAGAACGTGGCCTACATGGTCGTTCTGCTGCTCATCGTGGTCTACGTCTTCGACATGATTTCCAACAAGCTGCGCAGCGCGATCGTCGGAGAAAAGATGATCTGA
- a CDS encoding putative phosphonate metabolism protein: MRYAIYFSMGANHPLTRAAAGWLGRDAFGEDVPAATGREELVADPVRYGFHGTLKAPFHLRGGIDQASLFDAFDEFCAETPAFEIPEIVIGQLGPFFALVPGKGANAGINALAAECVKTFDPFRAPLSEADIARRKPDALPERQRQYLLEWGYPYVFEEFRFHMTLTGAVPEADRSDVRSRLEMHFGSFAGKPLAASHLALFVEPERGAPFHVERIKPLKTA, encoded by the coding sequence TTGCGTTACGCGATCTATTTCTCCATGGGAGCCAACCATCCGCTCACCCGCGCCGCCGCCGGCTGGCTCGGTCGCGATGCCTTTGGCGAGGACGTGCCCGCCGCCACCGGCCGCGAGGAACTTGTGGCAGATCCGGTCCGATACGGCTTTCACGGTACGCTGAAGGCGCCGTTTCATCTGCGCGGCGGCATCGATCAGGCCAGCCTTTTCGATGCGTTTGACGAATTCTGCGCCGAGACGCCGGCTTTTGAAATTCCGGAGATCGTCATCGGCCAGCTCGGACCGTTCTTCGCTCTTGTGCCCGGCAAGGGCGCCAATGCCGGCATCAATGCGCTCGCCGCCGAATGCGTGAAAACATTTGACCCCTTCCGCGCGCCCTTGAGCGAGGCCGACATCGCGCGGCGCAAGCCCGATGCGCTGCCCGAACGGCAGCGGCAATATCTCCTCGAATGGGGTTACCCTTACGTCTTCGAGGAATTCAGATTTCACATGACATTGACTGGCGCGGTCCCCGAAGCCGACCGAAGCGATGTCAGAAGCAGGCTCGAGATGCATTTCGGCAGCTTTGCCGGAAAGCCGCTCGCCGCCTCGCATCTGGCGCTCTTCGTCGAGCCCGAGCGCGGCGCGCCCTTCCATGTCGAACGGATCAAGCCGCTGAAGACGGCATAA
- a CDS encoding alpha-D-ribose 1-methylphosphonate 5-triphosphate diphosphatase produces MTAEFVIRNARIVLEDQVQDGAILVRDGQIADISAASTAPGEDFDGDYVIPGLVELHTDHLESHYSPRPGVRWNMMSAIQAHDAQISSSGITTVFDCLRMGADEDGGFDDGEMRMMADALKQAADEDRLRADHFIHLRCEVSAHNVLDHFNAFSDVAAVRLASLMDHAPGQRQFQTMDQYTLYYKTKRGLSDEQFAEFVQRRLEASEKYANKHRIAIADSCHARGISIASHDDATLDHVEEAKGFGVRLAEFPTSMEAAKASHEAGMSVLMGAPNIVRGKSHSGNIAARDLAENGVLDVLSSDYVPLSLIHAPFILADTHDEISLPQALAMVTSTPARTVGLDDRGRIAPGLRADLVRVRRNDGVPVVRGVWRQGRRVA; encoded by the coding sequence ATGACTGCGGAATTTGTGATCAGAAACGCCCGGATCGTACTTGAAGATCAGGTTCAAGACGGCGCAATCCTCGTGCGTGACGGTCAGATCGCCGACATCTCCGCCGCATCCACAGCGCCGGGCGAGGATTTCGATGGCGATTACGTCATCCCCGGTCTGGTCGAACTCCATACCGACCATCTGGAATCGCATTATTCTCCGCGCCCCGGCGTCCGCTGGAACATGATGTCGGCCATCCAGGCGCATGACGCCCAGATCTCCTCCTCCGGCATCACCACGGTGTTCGATTGCCTGCGCATGGGCGCCGACGAGGATGGCGGTTTCGATGATGGCGAAATGCGCATGATGGCCGATGCCCTGAAGCAGGCCGCTGACGAGGATCGCCTGCGCGCCGACCACTTCATCCACCTGCGTTGCGAAGTCTCGGCGCATAACGTGCTCGACCACTTCAACGCCTTCAGCGACGTCGCCGCCGTCCGCCTCGCCTCGCTGATGGACCACGCGCCCGGCCAGCGCCAGTTCCAGACGATGGACCAGTACACGCTGTATTACAAAACCAAGCGTGGGCTCTCCGACGAGCAGTTCGCGGAATTTGTGCAGCGCCGCCTCGAAGCCTCTGAAAAATATGCCAACAAGCATCGCATCGCCATTGCCGATTCCTGCCACGCGCGGGGCATTTCGATCGCCTCGCATGACGACGCCACGCTCGATCATGTTGAGGAAGCCAAGGGCTTCGGCGTGCGTCTGGCCGAGTTCCCGACCAGCATGGAAGCTGCAAAGGCTTCGCATGAGGCCGGCATGAGCGTGCTGATGGGCGCGCCGAATATCGTGCGCGGCAAGTCGCATTCCGGCAATATCGCCGCCCGCGATCTGGCTGAAAATGGCGTGCTCGACGTACTCTCGTCGGACTATGTGCCGCTCAGCCTCATCCACGCGCCGTTCATTCTCGCCGATACGCATGATGAGATCTCGCTGCCGCAGGCGCTCGCCATGGTGACCTCAACGCCAGCCCGCACCGTCGGCCTCGACGATCGCGGCCGCATTGCGCCGGGCCTGCGCGCCGATCTCGTACGCGTTCGCCGCAATGACGGCGTGCCGGTCGTGCGTGGCGTCTGGCGTCAGGGCCGCCGGGTGGCGTAG
- a CDS encoding ribose 1,5-bisphosphokinase, whose product MSKGTIFVVVGPSGAGKDSVMNHARSRKAGDANVRFVRRYITRPKEAGGEDHIPVDHAGFSDLAASGKLALHWQAHGLFYGIPADTLDDLEAGKVLVVNGSRAALPVFRDVYGDSLKVVLVTAPAALLAERLAARGRESAESILKRLERSGELRDESIADIVIVNDGAIEVAGDRFADFMRACLATA is encoded by the coding sequence ATGAGCAAGGGAACGATCTTCGTCGTCGTCGGCCCGAGCGGCGCGGGCAAGGACAGCGTGATGAACCACGCACGCAGCAGGAAGGCGGGCGATGCGAACGTCCGCTTCGTCCGGCGCTACATCACCCGGCCCAAGGAGGCCGGCGGCGAGGATCATATTCCTGTCGACCATGCGGGGTTCAGTGACCTCGCGGCTTCTGGAAAGCTCGCCCTGCACTGGCAGGCCCATGGCCTCTTCTACGGCATTCCGGCCGACACGCTGGATGATCTCGAAGCCGGCAAGGTGCTTGTCGTCAACGGTTCGCGTGCGGCCCTGCCGGTCTTTCGCGATGTCTATGGAGACAGTCTGAAAGTGGTCCTCGTGACCGCGCCTGCAGCCTTGCTGGCGGAAAGGCTGGCCGCTCGGGGTCGGGAAAGCGCTGAGAGCATCCTCAAGCGGCTGGAGCGCAGCGGCGAACTACGCGACGAAAGCATTGCCGACATCGTGATCGTCAACGACGGCGCGATCGAGGTGGCGGGCGACCGCTTTGCCGATTTCATGCGGGCCTGTCTCGCGACGGCGTGA
- a CDS encoding NADPH-dependent ferric siderophore reductase, contains FAD-binding and SIP domains, which produces MDIKTPTSSQTTPSIERVRHELKRRTLTIAKTERLSPGMLRLHLTGEDLADFTSLAPDDHIKIFIPNPNGEPFMRDYTPRRFDTTARSLVIDFAVHDAGPATLWALSAKVGDTLAIGGPRGSAVIRGAMAHWLLIGDEAALPAIGRRIEETPAGVSVTSLVAVAHAEDEQAFDSAASHIERWIHRPLSEGDMPEALINALETIEIKPGTFVWIAAEARVAKALRMYMTEKRGIQVGWFKASGYWQKGAEGAHISID; this is translated from the coding sequence ATGGACATCAAGACACCCACCTCTTCCCAGACCACTCCCAGCATCGAGCGCGTCCGTCACGAGTTGAAGCGGCGCACTTTGACGATTGCCAAAACGGAACGCCTCTCGCCCGGGATGCTGCGCCTCCATCTGACCGGCGAGGATCTCGCGGACTTTACCAGCCTTGCCCCCGACGACCATATCAAGATCTTCATCCCGAACCCGAATGGCGAGCCCTTCATGCGCGACTACACGCCGCGTCGCTTCGACACGACGGCGCGCAGCCTCGTCATCGACTTTGCCGTCCATGACGCAGGACCGGCCACGCTCTGGGCGCTCTCTGCGAAAGTGGGCGACACGCTGGCCATCGGCGGGCCCCGGGGCTCGGCAGTGATAAGAGGTGCGATGGCGCATTGGCTGCTGATCGGCGACGAGGCGGCTTTACCCGCCATCGGCCGCCGGATCGAGGAAACGCCCGCCGGCGTTTCGGTCACCAGCCTCGTCGCGGTCGCGCATGCCGAAGATGAACAGGCATTCGATAGCGCAGCCAGCCATATCGAACGCTGGATTCACCGCCCCCTGTCGGAAGGCGACATGCCCGAGGCGCTCATCAATGCGCTTGAGACAATCGAGATAAAGCCGGGCACTTTTGTGTGGATCGCAGCCGAGGCGCGCGTTGCGAAGGCGCTTCGCATGTACATGACTGAAAAGCGCGGTATTCAGGTCGGCTGGTTCAAGGCTTCCGGCTACTGGCAGAAGGGGGCGGAAGGGGCGCATATCTCGATAGACTGA
- a CDS encoding Uncharacterized conserved protein, DUF2147 family yields the protein MLNRPIAVAALVFLASSSVFAAEDASMKGTWSRGDGKARVKIDNCGAALCATNLWIKPGTPSEKVGDKLIMNVVSSGSGKYEGKAQDPQRGLTYNLQVDVDGNSMTTRGCVLAKIVCKSVTWTRSP from the coding sequence ATGTTGAACCGCCCGATTGCCGTCGCAGCCCTTGTTTTTCTTGCCAGCAGTTCGGTCTTTGCTGCCGAAGATGCATCAATGAAGGGCACATGGTCACGTGGCGACGGCAAGGCACGCGTGAAAATCGATAACTGCGGCGCAGCCCTTTGCGCGACCAATCTCTGGATCAAGCCGGGAACGCCGAGCGAAAAGGTCGGCGACAAGCTCATCATGAATGTCGTCTCGTCCGGTAGCGGCAAATATGAGGGCAAGGCGCAGGACCCGCAGCGGGGCCTGACCTATAATCTGCAGGTCGACGTTGACGGCAACTCGATGACGACCCGCGGCTGCGTACTTGCCAAGATCGTCTGCAAGTCCGTGACCTGGACCCGGTCGCCCTGA
- a CDS encoding Steroid 5-alpha reductase family enzyme has protein sequence MNALSLIAPLIFLSLGMAAAWAVQRKTGNSGWVDMAWSALTGLAAILGLALAGALTTGPGMLAAVILALWAGRLAIHIGGRSRLSGEDPRYAALLEEWGDNAPQQLFKFLQIQAAVSFILVLSVLAATTAAQTLTYLHYAALAIAAIAVLGEALADRQLSEFRSENKGFKGICDVGLWRWSRHPNYFFEWLYWCAWAVMALSSGNPLAIAASLLAPALMYYLLVHVSGIPPLEKHMLESRGERFRQYQQRVNAFFPGPPRPLNLKETVK, from the coding sequence ATGAACGCGCTTTCACTGATTGCACCTCTGATCTTCCTGTCGCTGGGCATGGCCGCCGCCTGGGCTGTCCAGCGCAAGACCGGCAATAGCGGCTGGGTCGACATGGCCTGGTCGGCGCTGACGGGACTTGCCGCCATCCTCGGCCTTGCTCTTGCCGGCGCCCTGACGACCGGGCCAGGCATGCTTGCAGCCGTCATTCTGGCTCTGTGGGCAGGGCGTCTTGCGATCCATATCGGCGGCCGCAGCCGCCTCTCGGGCGAAGACCCGCGCTATGCGGCCCTGCTGGAGGAATGGGGCGATAATGCTCCTCAGCAGCTCTTCAAGTTCCTGCAAATCCAGGCGGCGGTATCGTTCATCCTCGTCCTGTCCGTGCTCGCGGCGACGACGGCGGCGCAAACGCTCACTTACCTTCACTATGCCGCGCTCGCCATCGCCGCCATCGCGGTCTTGGGCGAGGCGCTGGCTGACCGCCAGCTTTCAGAGTTCCGTAGCGAGAACAAGGGCTTCAAGGGCATTTGTGACGTTGGGCTGTGGCGCTGGTCGCGCCATCCCAACTATTTCTTCGAATGGCTTTACTGGTGCGCCTGGGCCGTGATGGCACTCTCTTCTGGCAACCCCCTGGCCATCGCCGCCTCGCTGCTGGCACCGGCCCTGATGTATTACCTTCTCGTGCATGTATCCGGCATCCCGCCGCTTGAAAAGCACATGCTGGAATCGCGCGGCGAGCGTTTTCGCCAGTACCAGCAGCGTGTGAATGCCTTTTTCCCCGGCCCACCTCGCCCCCTCAATCTCAAGGAGACCGTGAAATGA
- a CDS encoding cyclopropane-fatty-acyl-phospholipid synthase — translation MTVIANVINAAERVNLPDWLTAAGVEFLVGRTGRRLQNVADTEEVMFFETMKAYPIAIHTDEANQQHYEVPAEFFGLALGARRKYSCCFYENATDTLDQAEVAALKRTVENAGLVDGQTILELGCGWGSLSLYMAEHFPNSCIVAVSNSASQRAYIEGVAKARGFKNLAVRTANMTEFDPQAQFDRIVSVEMFEHMSNWHELLTRTRSWLKPDGRLFMHIFTHRDRSYRFDHRDRADWIAQHFFTGGIMPAHDLIHRFSDIYKVEQEWRWSGQHYEKTAMDWLENFDANDEAVRRVLADCYGKDAQVWHRRWRLFFLATAGLFGHNNGETWGVSHYRLSPA, via the coding sequence ATGACCGTGATCGCCAATGTCATCAACGCTGCCGAGCGGGTGAACCTTCCCGACTGGCTGACCGCCGCGGGGGTGGAGTTCCTGGTCGGACGCACCGGCCGCCGCCTGCAGAATGTCGCCGATACCGAGGAGGTCATGTTCTTCGAAACCATGAAGGCCTACCCCATCGCCATCCACACCGACGAGGCAAATCAGCAGCATTATGAAGTGCCAGCGGAATTTTTCGGCCTGGCGCTCGGCGCGCGCCGCAAATATTCCTGCTGTTTCTACGAAAACGCCACAGATACGCTCGATCAGGCGGAAGTCGCCGCGCTGAAGCGCACCGTCGAGAATGCAGGCCTCGTCGACGGCCAGACCATTCTGGAACTGGGCTGCGGCTGGGGTTCGCTGTCACTCTACATGGCCGAGCATTTCCCCAATTCCTGCATCGTTGCGGTTTCGAACTCAGCCTCGCAGCGCGCCTATATCGAGGGTGTTGCAAAGGCGCGGGGCTTCAAGAACCTTGCCGTGCGCACCGCCAATATGACGGAATTCGACCCGCAGGCACAGTTTGACCGCATCGTCTCGGTCGAGATGTTCGAACACATGTCGAACTGGCACGAACTCCTGACCCGCACCCGCTCGTGGCTCAAGCCGGACGGCCGCCTCTTCATGCATATCTTCACCCATCGCGACCGGTCCTACCGCTTCGACCATCGCGACCGGGCCGACTGGATCGCGCAGCATTTCTTCACCGGCGGCATCATGCCCGCGCATGACCTGATCCATCGCTTTTCCGATATCTACAAGGTCGAGCAGGAGTGGCGCTGGTCCGGCCAGCATTACGAAAAGACGGCCATGGACTGGCTCGAGAATTTCGATGCGAATGACGAGGCCGTGCGGCGCGTTCTGGCCGATTGCTACGGCAAGGATGCGCAGGTCTGGCATCGCCGCTGGCGGCTCTTCTTCCTCGCCACCGCCGGCCTCTTCGGCCATAACAACGGCGAGACCTGGGGCGTGTCGCATTACCGGCTATCACCGGCATGA
- a CDS encoding K+-transporting ATPase ATPase A chain codes for MTLIGWVQIGFLLALVLASIKPLGLYMAKVFSGEKTVLAPVLGPLETAIYKLSGINRDKEQGWLGYTLAMLAFSVAGFVVLYAIMRLQAWLPVNPQGFAAVPSDLAFNTSASFVTNTNWQNYSGEAVMSNFTQMAGLAVQNFLSAATGMALAIAVTRAFVRSKAETVGNFWVDTTRATLYVLLPLAIIVTIAFIFLGLPQTMDGSVTATTLEGAKQVITLGPVASQEAIKQLGTNGGGFFNANAAHPFENPNAIANYINIFAMLSISAAMVYMFGQMTGNRKQGWVLISAIAVLLIAGIGITYWAESAGNPILTSLGLDPSMGNMEGKEVRFGQAMSTLYTAVTTGLSDGGVNSMIGSYTGLGGLVPMFLIHLGEVLPGGVGSGLYGLIVFAVLSVFVAGLMVGRTPEFLGKKIESREMKFAMLAVLILPLVILGFSAISAVLPVAVAQIGTPGPHGLSEILYAFTSAAGNNGSAMAGLSGNTVWYNTTLGISMLLGRFAYVVPVMAIAGSLAAKQKIPSSKGTFPTDTPLFAGLLIGIILILGGLQFFPSLALGPIVEHFAMMAGQTF; via the coding sequence ATGACACTTATCGGATGGGTGCAGATCGGCTTTCTGCTGGCGCTCGTGCTGGCATCGATCAAACCGCTCGGCCTCTATATGGCCAAGGTCTTCTCGGGCGAGAAGACAGTCCTCGCCCCGGTCCTTGGGCCGCTTGAGACCGCGATCTACAAACTTTCCGGCATCAACCGCGACAAGGAACAGGGCTGGCTCGGCTATACGCTCGCCATGCTCGCCTTCTCGGTCGCCGGCTTCGTCGTGCTTTACGCGATCATGCGCCTGCAGGCCTGGTTGCCGGTCAATCCGCAGGGCTTTGCCGCTGTTCCCAGCGACCTCGCCTTCAACACCTCTGCCAGCTTCGTGACCAACACCAACTGGCAGAACTATTCCGGCGAAGCGGTGATGAGCAACTTCACCCAGATGGCCGGTCTGGCCGTGCAGAACTTCCTCTCCGCCGCCACCGGCATGGCGCTGGCCATTGCCGTCACGCGCGCCTTCGTGCGTTCCAAGGCGGAAACGGTCGGCAATTTCTGGGTCGATACGACGCGGGCAACGCTTTACGTTCTGCTGCCGCTCGCCATCATCGTGACGATCGCCTTCATCTTCCTCGGCCTGCCGCAGACAATGGATGGCTCGGTCACCGCCACGACGCTCGAAGGCGCCAAGCAGGTGATCACGCTCGGCCCGGTCGCCAGCCAGGAAGCCATCAAGCAGCTCGGCACGAATGGCGGCGGCTTCTTCAATGCCAATGCCGCGCATCCGTTTGAAAATCCGAATGCGATTGCCAACTACATCAACATCTTCGCCATGCTGTCGATTTCGGCGGCCATGGTCTACATGTTCGGCCAGATGACCGGCAACCGCAAGCAGGGCTGGGTTCTCATCAGTGCGATTGCCGTTCTGCTCATCGCCGGCATCGGCATCACCTACTGGGCGGAATCCGCCGGCAACCCGATCCTGACCTCGCTCGGCCTCGACCCCTCCATGGGCAATATGGAAGGCAAGGAAGTCCGCTTCGGCCAGGCCATGTCCACGCTCTATACGGCGGTCACGACCGGTCTTTCTGATGGCGGCGTCAACAGCATGATTGGTTCGTATACCGGTCTCGGCGGTCTCGTCCCGATGTTCCTCATCCACCTTGGCGAAGTTCTGCCGGGCGGTGTGGGCTCCGGCCTCTACGGCCTGATCGTCTTTGCGGTGCTCTCCGTCTTCGTCGCCGGTCTCATGGTCGGACGCACGCCGGAGTTCCTTGGCAAGAAGATCGAAAGCCGCGAGATGAAATTCGCGATGCTCGCCGTTCTCATCCTGCCGCTCGTCATCCTCGGATTCTCCGCGATTTCGGCCGTCCTGCCAGTGGCCGTCGCCCAGATCGGCACGCCCGGCCCGCATGGCCTGTCGGAAATCCTCTATGCCTTCACCTCGGCTGCCGGGAATAACGGCTCGGCCATGGCGGGCCTCAGCGGCAACACGGTCTGGTACAACACGACGCTCGGCATCTCCATGCTTCTCGGCCGCTTCGCCTATGTCGTCCCGGTCATGGCCATTGCCGGCTCGCTTGCCGCGAAACAGAAGATCCCCTCATCCAAGGGCACCTTCCCCACCGACACGCCGCTGTTTGCCGGCCTGCTGATCGGCATCATTCTGATCCTCGGCGGACTGCAATTCTTCCCATCACTGGCACTGGGCCCGATCGTCGAGCACTTCGCCATGATGGCCGGCCAGACTTTCTAA